A region of the Yarrowia lipolytica chromosome 1C, complete sequence genome:
ATAGGCTGCAGAGCCTTGTGGAACTGGGCAGCGGTCCATAGGTAGTATCCTCCCTCAATCATCTTTCCTCCGTCTTCAGCCTGGGAGTCAGCATCAACACCGGCATAGAAACCCTTTGGAGCAACGATATCGCCAGAAGTCAGGTAGATTGTCAGATCTCGAATCATATCGTTCACGTAAGAGTACCAATCATGGGGCTCGTCGTGGATCTGCACCCAATTGTAGGCGTCACAGTAGGcctcgaggagaagagccTGGTCGTAGAGCATCTTCTCAAAGTGGGGAAGCACCCAGtcagcagaaacagagTATCGAGCCACTCCGTTGCCAACCTGGTCCTTGATTCCGCCCACAGCAATCTTGGCAAGCGTATGGAGAGCCATGTGGGGCAAATCTGTGGGCATGTTGGTATCCTTTTGCATTTCGGGGTGGTTGAGCATGAAAGACAGCTGGTAAGCACAGGGGAATTTGGGAGCAGTGCCAAAACCACCATTTCGAGCGTCGTAAACAGCCTCGAAATGTTCTCTAGTGTCCTCGTACATTGCTTCATCAAAGGGAGCGTCGGTAAGAGGATCTCCCACAGTGTGCAATTGAAGGAGGTTCTTCAGTTTGTCTCCAGTGTCCTTGCCAGCATCAATACACCATTGAGGATCGGCGTTCCATACGTGCCCAACCCGATCAAGAACGTCGCTAAATTTGGCAGCAGACTGGGGCTTCTCGTCAACCATCCCCTCCTTGTTGACAGGCTCTCCCTTTTCAGTCAGCCGTTTCTTCTCAGTTTCAGGACCTTCCCAGTAGGTGCCTCCGTAAATGGGTTCAAGGGTTTCGGGAAGCACGAAGACATTGAGAGGCCAGCCCCCGGATCCAGAGCTCACCTGCTGGTACATCTGGTAAATTGCGTCCAGATCAGGCCGTTCTTCTCGATCCACCTTGACGGGAATGAAGTTCTTGTTGAGTTTCTCGGCAATCGCGGGGTTATTGAAGGACTCATCGTTCATCACATGGCACCAGTGGCACGAGTTGTAGCCAATTGAAAGAAACAGCGGCTTGTTGGCCTCCCGAGCAAGCTTCAAAGTGTCCTTGTTCCATTCTTGCCACGCCACAGGATTGTTTTTGTGGGCCTGCAGATAAGGAGAAGGCGAGTCTTTGAGAACGTTTGTGAGCTGGACAGGTGCAGCCGAGGCAGAGCTGCTGTAATTTCGATACAATTGTCGCTTGGCTAGTCGTAGCATTTTTTGGCAGTGTTTCAAAGAAATGATCTGGGCAATATGCACGATTATATGCACCCAGCTTCTACAaggttggtcacgtgagttgCTCTGGAACACTGACCTACCAAAGCTCGTATTT
Encoded here:
- a CDS encoding uncharacterized protein (Compare to YALI0C23379g, gnl|GLV|YALI0C23379g [Yarrowia lipolytica] similar to uniprot|Q8TGE9 Aspergillus fumigatus (Sartorya fumigata) Hypothetical protein AfA14E5.29b), which produces MLRLAKRQLYRNYSSSASAAPVQLTNVLKDSPSPYLQAHKNNPVAWQEWNKDTLKLAREANKPLFLSIGYNSCHWCHVMNDESFNNPAIAEKLNKNFIPVKVDREERPDLDAIYQMYQQVSSGSGGWPLNVFVLPETLEPIYGGTYWEGPETEKKRLTEKGEPVNKEGMVDEKPQSAAKFSDVLDRVGHVWNADPQWCIDAGKDTGDKLKNLLQLHTVGDPLTDAPFDEAMYEDTREHFEAVYDARNGGFGTAPKFPCAYQLSFMLNHPEMQKDTNMPTDLPHMALHTLAKIAVGGIKDQVGNGVARYSVSADWVLPHFEKMLYDQALLLEAYCDAYNWVQIHDEPHDWYSYVNDMIRDLTIYLTSGDIVAPKGFYAGVDADSQAEDGGKMIEGGYYLWTAAQFHKALQPMKNPMDRDMAAAYFDIQDMGNVTSDQDPHNELWFQNVLAPNYSYEKLGKTFGKKPNHVEAAIKEAKTLLRKYREENRVAPEVDSKIVTAWNGLAIGALAKASVILKSIDPELAETALAKAISSADFILEEHVRDSHGVQELARFSSNGVLSTSEGTDADFAFLISGLLNLYDVTGDRKYLENASSLQDSMITKMYDTENGGFYAVSTEVADELLFRPKTTFDASEPSPNGVALTNLQRLQRHGIDATNVGRPYEGYEGGIIGAFKEDIRAQPWSYTTFLV